In one window of Tachypleus tridentatus isolate NWPU-2018 chromosome 2, ASM421037v1, whole genome shotgun sequence DNA:
- the LOC143244544 gene encoding peroxisome assembly protein 12-like isoform X3, producing the protein MYAVGRCYYHSPFVQFSETELWTLTSENQNIRSWEEFPHRILWITTAGLAGALSMGLSVGAFFFQFLEW; encoded by the exons ATGTATGCAGTTGGAAGATGTTACTATCACTCCCCGTTTGTGCAGTTCTCTGAAACAGAACTATGGACTTTAACAAGTGAAAACCAAAACATAAGGAG ttgggAAGAATTCCCTCACCGCATTCTGTGGATAACCACTGCAGGTTTAGCTGGTGCACTGTCTATGGGTTTGTCAGTTGGAGCATTCTTCTTCCAGTTTCTTGAATGGTGA